The sequence TTTCTGAGCTGAAGTTTGACTGTGGCTTATCTTGGACTAGTTCTTTTTTGTcgtttcttaaaataaattatttttacaacTATTCTCCTTTTTGTGCACAGTGCATTGGCCAGTGCTGCTTTGAGAATATTGACTGTATGATTTACTGAATCTTTTAAATGTTCTATTAAGTTGAACTGGTTTACAAACAATAGAGTCTGGTGTCTCAGGAAAACCCATTAACATATCTGCAGGACATTCAGACTCCATGCAACCATTTAGTCTATGCACTGGCATGATGGTCACCACTGTTTTGATAGAAGATTGATCAGGTTTACTGGTCTCTGTTCTTGAACCATGATTGGACTGTCATGGATCGTTCTGAAATGCATAGACACATAGTCAGAAACTTTTCTTGGCAGTTTTCCTCTCTGGTGGTGCCTGGTGCACTTGTCCATTGTGATCATCAGTTTCTCTGTCCAGTAAACCACACCCATCTGAAAGCTTTTTGAACTCCGCAATATCTCTGTAATTGGAATATTTCAGTGGGTGTTCTTTTATGCACATCATGCTTCACAAAGCCTATGATTCAGATGTCGGTTCAGGCTATTTTTTCACTGTCAGCACAGCTTCCAACTACATATGTAAAGTATGCTCATCAATCATCTTCAGACACAGCCTAATCCCTCCTAACGATGTTATGAATGCTAACAATCCATCTTAACTGCAACTGATAAGACTTCTTAGCTCAATAAATTACTTGTTACTAAACTATTTACCAGACTGTTTGCTCTTATAGTTGCTTGACCATTTCCTTAATATTCACCTCACAATGTGTTCTCTGCTACATTACATCAATAGCCAGAGAAATCAAGTTATTTCTTCCTGTCTATACGGTGTGTTGGAACACATTATATAAAACCTTGATTATAAAGTACGCGATGGTTCGTTACAAATGCCTGTTGTTTAGAAAATACTTacaggaaaaagggggaaaatcTCCTTGTTCCACTGGCCAGTACGTGCAAATATTTGGCCCCTTAGCACACCATTCTGACTTATGGCGAGATTTTGGATTGTTTGATCCTAAAAACCTTTCCGATGTTGCTGGGCTTTATGGTGTGGTGCATATACTGCCCCGCTGAGAGTAAGAACTAGAGCCCAAGATGCGTAATGTGGTTGCGGGGTCgttcagcaccacggacagtACATTGGTGATGGGGTCTTGCGTTTTTCAGCCGCGCCTAACATCCGCTCGACGGTTTATGCTGGAGGATCAGGACTAGGCCTAATCTTTTTGAAAACGATGGGACTCTTATTATTACGTTGCACCTTCATTAAACAGGATTTAATTCAATCGTAGCGTCATtcatgaaatcaaatgaaatcgAATCATAAACGTATACCCAGGGGATTCTGCCATAATATGCACAGCTCTGTTGGTTGTTTAATAATTGCACGGAGCTAATGGACTTCTTGTCATTTAAAACTCTGCTAACCTTTTCAGATCTGTAATTTAATTCTCGTCGAATACAACTCAGGTCATTTTACGACCGTAATTATATTCGCATTTTGCCGTTTGGCAGACGCTATTGTTCAGAGCAATTTACAACGAATGAAAACAAATTGCGTCTCATAAAATTGCAGTGTTGTGCAACTGGTAATGTTATCCCGTGCCTGACATGCACCCAAAATTCATTGATACATCTCCTTAAATTGATCacaatttgtattcattttactAACAAACAATAACTGAAACTGATTTTGCTGCCCAGGACACATGAACGTCATAGGCTACTTAATTGTTGATAGAGGGATGCGGATTATGATTAGGAAATTACTaatccataaataaatattaacctATGAATACGTAGGCTCTTTACACAACTCTATAACCGAATCGCAGTGCCTCAGAATTAACTGCTCAAAAGAGCAATTTGATAGacacatatacagtaaacaTTGCCCAGGTTGAAAACTCAACTCGCTGGTAGAGTTTTTCAAGTGAAATAATAATCACCTCATACTTCATTTATATTACAAACACGGGCATGGATTAAGGTCATAAATATGAGTTATTGTCTTTAAAAAGACAGGTCAGTTACGatatttataaatgatttaCGACTATTTATTCACATTACACGTTCAGTGATGGAACAAAAATGCCTTGTGTTTAGTTTCAGTCAGACCAGTGCTCATCGTTTTCGTAAGTGGCTGTGCATATAGGGAGTTAATACAATACACACACgtaactaacacacacacagagagagagagagagagagagagagagagagagagaggggggggggggggggggggggggggggatcattATCAAATTCAAGTTTCATTTCATGCATTGCAAGATTCCCGCAGTGGACCGGTTATGTAACTAAGAGGTGTACTGTAGTAGTTTTAGGCAGAGACGCTGTTGGTCGGGGGTGGGCGAATGGGAGGGGAGGtcagtatgtttttgtttttgtctgcttgTTGTAGTGGATAGGCCTAAGTATGGAGAGAATAGTAACCAGTCTGTTTAGGGGGAAAACAGTAATGTCTGGCGGTTTGTGACGTTGCtaattgcattaaatatttaaatattttatcatttacacGTCATTACATAATTTTTGACATGTCATATAAATAGGTGTAAGGTGCATAAAATGGGCACCCCATTTTGCTTGCTACGTTCGACAAGATCAAAACTGGCTCCGGGATTGGCAAATTTCAGTTTGAGTTACTTTTCGTTTAGAGAACGTTTGCCCGCGGACAAGAAATGTGACGTCACCTTGTTCCTAATAATatgcacatgtaaacatgtagactaaaaaataattaacgactttgggatttcacaaTGACACAATCAGCAGTAAGCATTTATTCAGTGCAGTTTTCAGTCAATTTCAATGCAATAGCGTCACagtttttttaagaaagaaacaagaaaaataagataaaaaggCGGACGTATAATACAAGAATTGTGCGTAAAATGTAAATCTCAATTTTAATAGTTTCACTATTTACATGACAATAAACTTAAATACATATAGAATCAATAATACGGATAAATGTAAACAGTGAACTCAAGCTTGGAACGAGACTAAAACACGAGGAATAAACTCATGTGCGTTTCGCAGTTTTACACAGGATTTTCTTGAATGCTTTTCGAAAATCCCTGTTAAAAATTGTATAAATTATAGGGTTTACTGAGCTATTACAGTAACCAATCCAGAAGAAAATGTTGAACAGGGTGTCTGGAATTGTACAACTTTCCCTGCATATGGCGTGGAGGCTGTAGGTGAAAAAGAAGGGAAACCAGCAAAGAACGAACACCCCCATCACCACCGCCAGGACGAAAGTGAAGCGCTTCTCTCGCATCTGTGCAACTTTAGTCTTTGAAATAGATTGCTGTCTCGTATTTTGTTCCTGAAAGAGTTGCGAGGCTCGGCTGGAAGCCCACGAAAGGCGGCAGCTTTGCTTCGCACAACAGGTAGAGCTCTCCGTTTTCCTCCTCTTGGAGAAGCGCGAGTTCCTCGTTTTGTTGTCGGAGGTGCAGCTCTCCTCTAGGTCGATGTCGTCCAGCTCCTCTTTCCGCTGGTTGCTGCCGGAGCTGTGGCTGCTCGGACTCTCCATCTCCGACTTATCCTTGCGCACGAAGCACGTCTCCGATTGCGACGGCTGTCTCTCCAGCCCGTTCTTGGCCACGAACACAGTCGCCGCGCGCTGCTTGGCCACCCTGTATATTTTGCAGTACACCAGAATCATTATTACACCCGGGGCAAAGAACGAGACCACGCAGGAGGATAGTATGTACCAGGTCTCGTTATTGAGCAGGCATTCCTGCTCGTCGTGTTTAGTCATTACCAGAGGCGGGAAAGAGATAACCGCCGATATGAGCCACACCACCGCGATCATGGACTTGATCCGTCTAGGCGTTCTTTTCAGGTTGTAGCTCACGGCTTTGGTCACAGACCAGTACCTGTCCAGGCTTATAGCACAGAGGTGGACGATGGAGGACGTGCAGAAGAGAACGTCCAGAGCCAGGTAGAAGGCACACCAGGTGCTTCCAAAGTACCAGTATCCCATGACTTCGTTGGCGAGAGAGAAAGGAATGACTAGAGTGGCCACGAGGATGTCTGCGGACGCCAGGGAAACCAAAAAGAGGTTCTGGGGCGCACGGAGCGCCCGACTGGTGAACACGGCCACCACGACCAGGACGTTCCCCACTATGGTCACTATGATTATCACGCTGACCACCAGCACGATGAATGCGGCCGCGGTCTGGCAGTGAGGAGGCTGCCTCGGCGCGCTGGTGCCATTGGCATTCTCCGTGGAGTTCGGCGCGGGCGCGGTAAGAATGAGTTGGGTTCCATTCATTCTGCAGgcattttcatgtttgtctttttaagCGTTGTTTGTTTTGTACGTCTCGGCCATCGAGTCCACGTGTCTGAGCAGGGAATGCTGTGTATTAAAGAGACTCAAATCGAACCGCTCATTTGGTCGCGTCAAACTCCATATGTCATGCAGCGGACTcataatgtgatttattttgttagaaTCGAACAGACAGCGCAATGCCTGCACTTTTGAAACTCAAAGCGTGACACGAGATGAGCGTTTGGGGTAAACAACATCCCTCATGCGGGTATCCTCACAGCGCTGGTGTTTGTGCATTCCTTGTGCAAGTTTTAAAAGGGTAGTCCGTTCCGCGTGTAATCCGTCTCTCCAGTGTAACGCTGTTCGAAGAATGCGATGATCATcattttgtttcgttttttgtcttttcccagtaggttttttttcccttttgttttatCCCGATGCGTGTCCACCGTTGTTCAACGTGGGGCACTTTCAGtgttcagagaggagagagggtggcAGCATTCCAAAGACCAGCCCATCGCCGAACTGAGACTCCAACAAGAGCTGCTAcgagagagaggtgagagagagagagctagagagagagagcgagcgagtgagagagagagagagagagagagagagagagggaaagagactcTACACAAGATCATGGCTCCATGGCTCCATTTCGTTACACAAAGAGAGCCTTTTATACTCTTGGGCATAGCAGAGTAAAACCGGAGTAAAACACAGATAAAGATCAGTTTTTGGAGCTGGATGGCACTCGGACAGAGGAATTGAATTAAGCCTTATTATGTATGTTATCCCACACAGATGGGAAGAAGGGGAGAATATTCAGAGATAGAGCTGCGGGCTTGAATCCGGAGTGAGACTGTACATAAACAAGGCACTTACACCAGATTGGAGATGGACACTGATGTAACAACAACAGGGGGGTGTTTGAAACAGctattcacaaataaaatattcacatcCACTTAACTTTTAATCTCTTGCCAAGATTATAATAAACAAGGGATTATGCAACAAATTAGTCTTCATGAATGCAAAGAAGCAGTAAAGGATTTTGCTTAATCACTGATTACTAATTATGTACAAACAGGTGACTGCACAGAGGTGGTAACATCTGATTACAAATAATGAACAAACAGGTGACTGTGCACCGAGGtggtaatgttacaataaaaacagaaggCCAGTATTTAAAGCTTTTAAGGTATgattcaaactgaaatgcactCACCCCTGGGTTACTGATGAAGTTTCAACATATAACATCATAATTCCATTTTCTAGAATTCTCCTGCATGTTGTCCACTTTAATCTAAAACCAAGCAATGCATCATTGAATGTAACAAAAGtatgaatatattaaaaagTATGCAGTACTTAAGGTAGCAGTTTGCCTATTTTGAACACCATTTCAGCTCCCATTTAGACAGAAATGTATTACAAGAAACATAGAAAGCAATATACCCTTACAGCAAATCCTTTAGTGAATCACTTAATATACTAGTGGCTTAATGTATAGATTTAAGAGCCCTTGAGGAAACATGCTTATTTAaatctctttattttttcatttattgactAATGAAGCACAAAgtcaaacccctccccccttctctctctagCTTGCCTTTTTTAGGACCACATTGGAACTGGTTTAGCCACAATTTTAATTGCAAGTGAACATTAAATATTGTGTGAATAAAGTTATTTGAGCTGATCTTAACTCTTAAATCCTCTTTCGTGCCATCCAGTTCAAGAACTGACAGTGTCTCTCAGTCTGAGGATTATTCCAAAACATGTTTCCATCTTTTTATACACAACATACATCTGTTTTTGGCTTAAATCAGATTTACTTAAAAATATTGGAGAGACCACTAAGATGTGCATTGCTGAATAAGATTAAGGAAAATCAAAAGATAAGGATTTTCAGGTATTAGGTAGTGTAATTGTTTTGAGGTGATGATACCCTTGCTGTCAGGAAGGCCAGATggaatacattttgtatttaaagcAGCCAAAGGATGAACTCAATCGATGGAACTCCACTTTAAAGACACCTCTCTGTGACTAATATCTTGGATGATGAGGATGGAAACTGAATCTAAATATGATTTGAAATGTATTGagaagtctgtttttttgtaatatataacattttaaaaatatcattttttggaatatttaacattattaagcaaaatgcacacattttaatatcaggtatgatttatgtgtttataaaaattatgaaaatcTGCTGAAACGCTTATACAGTTCCACGGCCATTGAAGGTAAAAGAGAAATGGAATGGATATGGTGATTAACTCACCAAAGGTGTTGACTCCCTAATGCATGCTACTTTCATTACAGTAACTTTGGCATGAACTGATATGAAGGTAAATGCTTTGTCAGTAATGAGAAAGGCAATGCATTGCTTCACTTTACACttcaaaataatacacataGTACATGTGTTTGACTGGTGAATATGTACTGGAGTGAATGTTTGCTAATCAGAGagggcagcaaaaaaaagagggctttgtaaatttcagatttacattttgttttattttaggaaTCTGAAACATGGAATACAAAATATGTCAAAGGAGGTTTGGGATATGTTTTTGAAACACATGTACTTAATAAAATATTCCAGTTTCTTTTTCTAGTGCTGGTACAAAGTGTGCAGCTTAAGCAGAGAAGAAGAGTCACTGGAAATGACAGAATTATGCGAGGTATTACCCATCCTGCTTCCTAACAAACTCATTACTGTCACTGAGCGTGGTGACATTATCTGAAGtaccacagaggaaaaaacagtgaaagaatTGCTTATTAGCAGAAGGTCTGGTCCCAAGGATGCTAGACTATCATTACTCCCACGGGGTAATTTTCAACAGCACTATAGACATCCTTACTACAAAGGATGTCTTCAGCAAACATGATTTAgccatttgtcatttgaaatgagcCTGGAGAGCTGTCTGcattagttaaaaaaaaacaagagtttTGAGTAATGTTCAGGAGAACATCCTGTCTATGCAgatgactttttttatttgaagatgttttatgatgttttttatCAATTATTACCATTATCCCAGTcacccacatatacacacagacacacacatgcttgtacacatacacaggtcTTCACGGTCAGACATAAAATGGACTGTGAAAGCTATTACTGTGATTGAATATTTTGTGCTAGGTGCCTGCTCTCTATAGTAAAAAGTTTAAGATTGCTTCtgtatcacacacactgtaactgtaattCAATGGCAGGGCCCTGAGAGCTGTACTGAAGCCTGGCAGTACAGATCCTTTCATTTcagccagagagagactgaaTGTCACGAATGAATGAACTGACTTACTGTAAGGGTTTACTTTTGAAGCAGTGAAAATAGTCATGCATCCACTGCTTTCgcaaaaaaatgatattttgatAGCCCTGTaagtaaagtgaaaaaaagctatacaaattcattttatgcTCTACCACAGTACCACTGCTCTCCCGTTTAAAATTCTCTTCaggaaaagcaaagcaaaggtCTTTCCGAGGAAACTGCAATAGCGCCACACACTTCCTGTGTCCTGTGCTCTCTCTAAGGGGATTCTGTGATCCCTCACACCAACAACGTGACCTACTGTGGGAGCTCATTCCCTGGGTAGTTCCTAGCTGGCTGTACCTTTGTAATGATGGCTGTACACATATAAAATCTGCTGCTCTTTTCTAGGAATGGCTAAACAAGTATAAGCCCTGCTGCATTGCTGGAAGAACAGCTGTGTACTTATCAGACTTGGCACATGCTTGTAAAAACAGCTGCACACTTATAAGACTTGCTGCACATTTGTAGGAACAGTTGTATTCTTGTGAAATCAAGAACAGAATTGTAGGATGTGCTGCATGACTGTGTGCATTGCTGATGGCTCATAGGAGCTCCTGCGTGGTTGAAAGACGTACTGAGGCCGTATAACTCCCGCTGCAGAGCTGTGAGAATGTCTAGACCCGTACAAGGGTGGCTTGTGAGAGTAGCTGGAGAATTGAGCATCTTGGCGGAGGCTTCTAAGATGAGCTGTACACTACAGACTTGTACGTCTTGCTGCACATTTGTGAGACCTGGTGCGGGTTTGTAAGACCCACTGCAGCGCTTGAACAGTAAGTCTCGATGCCCACTTGAAGCCGACACAGGAAGCTGTGAAATTAGTTTAATTGCCTTTTGTTGCTTTACTGAGCCGTCATTATGTTTAACAAGTCACGCATTCACCAGCGTATTGcatcttctcttttctctctcctctaatcatcatcattaacaactcagaaatacattttctttcaaatcaAGCTAAAAATCTGAGTGTTCCTTGATTGTCCCTTTTCATTAGTGTGCTGAAAACTAATCCAAATCTAagtgaaaggaaaggaaagaaaaaaaaaaacatttcttttcaagGCTTCGGCAGATCCAGATGTATGGGAAAACTCTTTACTGTTACTCAGTGTATTAAACGaatataattatgttttgaAGTGAAGCAGTGTGTCATTCCAGAGATTATACACTCCATTAggcaagagagaaaatgaaacaaagagtATCTGGagcagagaagaagagaggcACAGTACATCTGAGAGCGTGTCTCCGACTGTATTTTTGTCCTTGTCTCAGTCAGGCTTttatacatgcacactctctccctcagtctctctctgcccccccccccccccccccccccttccccagtCCCTCgttcccccttctctctccccctctctgtttgaAACTTGCGCGTGcgaaaatgtatttttttgtgggAAGCTTTTAAACTTGGTGGCAGTGTGTGATAAACACAAAGCTCAGAACTGTAATGAGCTTTTAATTGAAATTTTTGTGcgattttcttttaatttttctttttttctgcattcgtcttttatttttccacttttatgACATGACAGCTAATGCATAAAGAGCTTTCATATCATAAATTCTTCCTCAGTAAGTCTTtgcctttgtctctctctgtatatctgtctctctatctttgaatttatctctctccctctctctattgCTGTACTTCAGAAAACCTTCAGAAAACCCCTGCCAAACAGTTTATCTCCAATAATTGGATGAGTACATTCACAAAAGCCTCTAGCAGACACATTTAATTAGAAAGTCCACCTATAAATACATGGCTGGATAATGCATACATATTGGTCTGAATGGTGTCTAATTCCCTCTTTGAGTCAATACAGCAGTATGTGTCTGGCTGAACTGAGAGTGGAGATTCAGATACAAACATAACCTCCCATACCATGAAGTGTTACAAAGATATGGGGTTGGTTCACTATGTATTACCTCATAAGATGTTATGCATACTGCCAAAGATTCATTTTAGATTAAGCATTTCTATAAAGATATGTAAACTTGTGCAAATACATGTCATATTTGTATCAATTGAGGCAAGATGAAATCACGAATTGTCCTTTATCATTCTAGggtaaaaattacatttaattactaGAATTCAGATCCGAAGACATTTTATTGCAACAttttcctgctgtgctgtgtcgACTAATGATCACA comes from Megalops cyprinoides isolate fMegCyp1 chromosome 3, fMegCyp1.pri, whole genome shotgun sequence and encodes:
- the LOC118775382 gene encoding alpha-2Db adrenergic receptor-like produces the protein MNGTQLILTAPAPNSTENANGTSAPRQPPHCQTAAAFIVLVVSVIIIVTIVGNVLVVVAVFTSRALRAPQNLFLVSLASADILVATLVIPFSLANEVMGYWYFGSTWCAFYLALDVLFCTSSIVHLCAISLDRYWSVTKAVSYNLKRTPRRIKSMIAVVWLISAVISFPPLVMTKHDEQECLLNNETWYILSSCVVSFFAPGVIMILVYCKIYRVAKQRAATVFVAKNGLERQPSQSETCFVRKDKSEMESPSSHSSGSNQRKEELDDIDLEESCTSDNKTRNSRFSKRRKTESSTCCAKQSCRLSWASSRASQLFQEQNTRQQSISKTKVAQMREKRFTFVLAVVMGVFVLCWFPFFFTYSLHAICRESCTIPDTLFNIFFWIGYCNSSVNPIIYTIFNRDFRKAFKKILCKTAKRT